In the Hordeum vulgare subsp. vulgare chromosome 7H, MorexV3_pseudomolecules_assembly, whole genome shotgun sequence genome, one interval contains:
- the LOC123411534 gene encoding putative serpin-Z6A — translation MQSAKELVLRCLWVCTEAEPAPAPAPYPAVAPAVAPYPALAPALAPATSDGLQAFFLGLNKRLADDDDAGRSGNLVTSPLSVYAALSLVAAGAREGTLDELLRVLGAPSRDFLAGHVRALAEHVLADGSRTGGPRVSFACGVWHDSTTLLRPAYRTAAAESYKAVARSANFRQEPEEAREQINAWVAAATNDLIPSILSPGALSSCTVLVLANAIYFKGKWEKPFDKELTEDGKFHRLDGTAVDAPLMRGLGRHSIACHDGFKVLQLRYVQGRSSPGQPQPPPIYSMCVFLPNARDGLWGLTDKIARDPGFLRKHLPCDDVLVGDFRLPKFKVSFGVTMKGILQDMGLKEAFELGKADLSDMVEDGAGKLALHKIVHRAVIEVNEEGTEAAAATVATMILCSYSVRPRVDFTADHPFAFFVIEEVSGTTLFAGHVLDPTTN, via the exons ATGCAATCTGCCAAGGAGCTCGTCCTCCGCTGCCTATGGGTCTGCACGGAGGCCgagcccgcccccgcccccgccccctacCCCGCCGTCGCCCCCGCCGTCGCCCCCTACCCCGCCCTCGCCCCCGCCCTCGCCCCCGCCACCAGCGATGGCCTGCAGGCGTTCTTCCTGGGCCTGAACAAGCGCCttgccgacgacgacgacgccggcaGGAGCGGCAACCTGGTCACGTCGCCGCTGTCTGTCTACGCGGCCTTGTCCCTGGTGGCAGCCGGCGCCCGCGAGGGCACCCTCGACGAGCTGCTCCGTGTCCTCGGCGCGCCTTCCCGGGACTTCCTCGCCGGCCACGTCCGCGCGCTGGCGGAGCACGTCCTCGCCGACGGGTCCCGGACGGGCGGCCCCCGCGTCAGCTTCGCCTGCGGTGTGTGGCACGACAGCACGACGCTCCTCCGCCCCGCCTaccgcaccgccgccgccgagtcGTACAAGGCCGTCGCCCGCTCCGCCAACTTCCGCCAAGAG CCGGAGGAGGCAAGGGAGCAGATCAACGCATGGGTGGCGGCCGCGACGAACGACCTCATCCCCTCCATCCTCAGCCCCGGCGCGCTGTCCAGCTGCACCGTCCTGGTGCTCGCCAACGCCATCTACTTCAAGGGCAAGTGGGAGAAGCCGTTCGACAAGGAGCTCACCGAGGACGGCAAGTTCCACCGCCTCGACGGCACCGCCGTGGACGCGCCCTTGATGCGCGGCTTGGGCCGGCACAGCATCGCCTGCCACGACGGCTTCAAGGTGCTCCAGCTCCGCTACGTGCAAGGCCGCTCCTCGCCGGGccagccgcagccgccgccgatCTACTCGATGTGCGTCTTCCTCCCCAACGCGCGCGACGGGCTCTGGGGGCTCACCGACAAGATCGCCCGCGACCCTGGCTTTCTGCGCAAGCACCTGCCGTGTGACGACGTCCTGGTCGGCGACTTCCGGCTGCCTAAATTCAAGGTCAGCTTCGGCGTGACAATGAAAGGCATCCTCCAGGACATGGGGCTCAAGGAGGCGTTCGAGCTGGGGAAGGCTGACCTGTCCGACATGGTGGAGGACGGTGCAGGGAAGCTGGCGCTGCACAAAATAGTCCACAGGGCCGTCATCGAGGTGAACGAAGAAGGCACCGAGGCCGCGGCCGCCACCGTTGCGACTATGATATTGTGTTCTTATAGTGTTCGGCCACGTGTGGACTTCACGGCTGACCATCCGTTTGCCTTCTTCGTCATCGAGGAGGTATCCGGTACTACCCTGTTCGCCGGGCACGTCCTTGACCCCACAACGAACTGA
- the LOC123411535 gene encoding 60S ribosomal protein L22-like, which yields MVVALGPGRFYGSGLPRPRVFPGDRVDPPAPVTDALLCWARDAHWSMGGLGAKRLRLQGRIEGNLVKLRRIARRDARTSAKSSKSSKKFRAAGHGPAPATLDDALGSDDDDDSEDETEVAAQEKALRREVVDDDEDSESGESEGEEVPLVTIAAAAKRKRARKLSDEFDRIAAAQEDGGKKKPSAVALAKAPLRKKASASAAAAPASASEVQVRRKAVAPPAGAAARTSPKRKAAEPPAARRTSPRSKH from the coding sequence ATGGTCGTCGCGCTCGGTCCCGGCAGGTTCTACGGCAGCGGTCTGCCCCGCCCACGCGTCTTCCCCGGCGACCGCGTCGACCCGCCGGCCCCCGTCACCGACGCGCTCCTCTGCTGGGCGCGCGACGCGCACTGGTCCATGGGCGGCCTCGGCGCCAAGCGCCTCCGCCTGCAGGGCCGCATCGAGGGCAACCTCGTCAAGCTCCGCCGCATCGCGCGCCGCGACGCCAGGACCTCCGCCAAGTCCTCCAAGTCGTCCAAGAAGTTCCGCGCCGCGGGGCACGGGCCTGCCCCGGCCACGCTCGATGACGCGCTCggctccgacgacgacgacgactcggAGGATGAGACGGAGGTCGCGGCCCAGGAGAAGGCGCTGCGGCGCGAGGTcgtggatgatgatgaggactctGAGTCCGGCGAGtcggagggggaggaggtgccGCTCGTTACCatcgctgccgccgccaagaggaAGCGTGCCAGGAAGCTCTCTGACGAGTTCGACCGCATCGCCGCCGCGCAGGAGGACGGCGGGAAGAAGAAGCCCTCTGCCGTGGCTCTGGCCAAGGCGCCGCTGAGGAAGAAGGCTTCTGCTTCTGCTGCTGCGGCCCCTGCTTCGGCATCTGAGGTACAGGTGAGGAGGAAGGCGGTGGCGCCTCCGGCTGGGGCGGCGGCGAGGACGTCGCCGAAGAGGAAGGCTGCTGAGCCGCCGGCGGCAAGGAGGACCTCCCCAAGGTCGAAGCACTGA